In Ignavibacteria bacterium, the DNA window TACATGGAACACTAAACGAAAAATATTTCTTAAATACCTTAATCCTCTCCTGTTTGGTGAGTTTTGAAAGGTACCTGTTTTCGGTGTTGCCGAATATCTGTATTCTTGTAAACGAAAACAATTCTACGTATCCCGCTAAGGCTAATCCCGGCCTGTGTAAATCTTTGTCCGTTATTAGCCTTTTGGTATCAATATCTGATTTAGTTGCTTTCTTAAGTTTAAATCTGTCTTTACATTGATTAAAGAAAAACTCAACAGTGATATTGTCTTTCTTAATATGTTTTATGTTCTTGAGGCTATCTATCAATATTATATTTTTTTAGCTTTTTTGTCTCTTTTCTTTTTATCTTTTACTTTATATAATTGTGCTCCGATTTTCTCAATGGCTGCATCTATTGCTCGATCAAAGTCTCCCGATGATTCTTTCGTTGTTAATGTTTTTTCCTTCAACTTTAAAATGATTTCACAGTATTTTATGTCTGCAGGTGGTTTATCATATGATAAAATCACATCTGCGTAAATAATATTTTCGTTGTATTTGTTTAATTCTTCAACCTTAGTTTTAATGTAATCTTGTGTTGATTCCTTAGCTTTGAAATGTCTGGCTGTGATTTGAATTTTCATATCTGTAAAGTTTAAAGTTTATAAAATGTTAAAGAACGGTTTACTCTGCAATATGCAAAACTATATAAAATTATGCAATAAACAAAATATAAAGTTGCTTTTATCCTATAAAATAGTTAAAATTGTATATTCCTTCTTGATTTTTTTATTATTATACTCGGTTTTCTTGAAATTGTTTTAAAATTATTGAAATTTTCGCTAAAAATATACCTGGTTTTCCTTTCGGTTACTCTTTTATGGACTTGCAGTTTGGTTCTAATTCCTTATTTGGAGTCTTTGGGCGGGAAGTTGGCTGATATTTCTTTGTTTGGTTATTCATTCTTTTCATCAACTTGTCATCAGATTGAAGAAAGATCTTTCTTTCTTTTTGGATATCCTCTCCCGGTGTGCTCAAGATGTTCTTCTGTTTATTTTGCATTTTTGCTTTCTGTTGTATTCTATCCTTTTCTTAAGGGGATTGAAAATAAAAAACTCCCCTCAATCTGGATTTTATTGATTGTTTCTTTGTTTGTATTCCTGGATGCTATTTTAGATATTTCAGAAATAATTAAAAATACTTTTATTTCAAGATCCGTGACTGGTGCTTTAATAGGTTTTTTACTTCCGTTTTATCTGATTCCGGGCACGATAAATTTTGCTAACGAAATATACATAAAATTTTTTGACTCATAATATGAATGAACAAGATGGCTTAAATCGCTTGAAACCTGTGCTGATTAGTTTTTTAGTGATGTCATTGTTATCTATCGCTCCATTATTAAATTTCATTAACCTGCTTTTCTGTGCCGGTATTATGATGGGTGGTGTAGCTGGTGTCTTGTCATTAAAAAAACAATTTCAGCAGCCTGATTCTGCTATCGTTTATAAAGATGCTGTCTTGATTGGTGTCTTCAGTGGTATTATGTCCGCTGTTTTTGTTAGCGGATTCAATATTATAACGATGATGTATTCGGATGTTAATCCTATCTCAGAATCGCTTAAATTTTTTGGTGACTTAGTTAAAGACCTTCCTCCCGAAGCAAACAATCAGATTAGTATTCTTGCTGACGAATTCAATAAATATGGTTATTCTCCAACTCTTGCTGTATTCACGTTTATTTCTAACCTTATTATATACCCTTTGTTCGGTGCTATTGGTGCTTTAATTACTGCAACAATAGTAAATAATAAAAATAAAAATACCGCAAAGTTATAATGGAAATATATTTCAATTATTTTCAAACAATGTTAAATTATTAATAAAACTATTGCATGCAAGAATATTCTGGAGTACTACATATTCATTCAACATATTCGGACGGTACGGGTTCACCCGATCATATTGCTCAGGCTGCTAACGAAACAGGACTGGATTTCCTTATTCTTACCGACCATAATACTATTCAGGCAAAAACCGATGGCTATGAAAAGTTTTACAACAATACTTTGTTTATAGTTGGTTATGAATTAAATGATGTATATAATAAAAATCACTATCTTGTTTTTGGTCTTGATGAACTTGTTGGAACTTATAAAGTGATTGAGAATAATGAACTTGGTTGTAAATTAAGTGCTTCTGAATATGTTAGCGAAATCCGGAATAAAGGTGGAGTGGGTTTTATTGCTCATCCTTTTGAAAAAAGGAGCAGCTTTCCCGAACATCCCCCATATCCATGGACAGAATGGAATACTGAGGATTTTGACGGTATCGAGATTTGGAATCACATGAGTGAGTGGGTTGAAGGTTTGAATGAAGTTAACAGAATTAATCGTTTTATTCATCCTTTAAGGTCTGTTATTGAGCCGTGTAAAATGGCCGTAAAAAAATGGGATGAACTGAATCTTAAAAGGAATACTCCAGCTGTCGGAAGTGTTGATGCTCATGCTCATAAAATGAACCTTATGGGATTTTATAACGTTGAGGTCTTTCCATATAAGGTTTTGTTTAAATCCATTCGTACTCATGTATTGATTGACCAAAAAATTGTTTTTGGAGATAATAACAATTTTAATACATATAAGAACAGCATAATTGGTGCTCTTAAAAAGGGACGCTCATTCATCGCAAATTATTATAACGGCGATGCAAAGGGTTTTAGGTTCTTTGCTGAATTCGATGGCGTTAATTATCAGATGGGAGACGATATTATATTAAATAACGGTAAAAAAAGTGTTGTTCTGAACTTCCTGCTTCCAGGAGAAGCTATTGTTAAAGTTATGCGAAACGGTGAATGTATTCATGAGTCAAAAGGATTTGGAGGTATTTGGGATGTTAATAATGAAGGTTGTTATCGGATTGAATGCTGGAAAGAGGGAAGAGCATGGATATTTTCTAATCATATAAGAATTTTAAAAAACTGATATTTAATTGAAAGAATTCATACTACCCGAAGATATCTATTTATCGGATGATAAATCCGTCAGGGCAAATTGTGGTGTCTTTGGAATCTTTAATCATCCAAAATCTGCAATTATGACTTATTATGGACTCCATGCCTTGCAGCATCGAGGACAAGAATCTGCAGGAATTGTTGCTTCAGAATTTATTTCCGATAAAAATAAATACAGGTTCAATGTTCATAAAGGTCACGGATTGGTTTTATCAATATTTGATGAAGATACACTGGTGAATAATCTTAAAGGGACCTCAGCTATCGGTCATAATAGATATTCTACTACAGGTTCTTCTCATAAACGGAATAACATTCAACCCTTTAAAGTTAATTATAAAGACGGAAATCTTGCACTTGCCCACAATGGTAACCTTACCAATGCAAATTTTCTCAGAAAAATGCTTCAGGATGATGGTACCATTTTTCAGACATCAACTGATACAGAAATTATG includes these proteins:
- a CDS encoding CehA/McbA family metallohydrolase, whose amino-acid sequence is MQEYSGVLHIHSTYSDGTGSPDHIAQAANETGLDFLILTDHNTIQAKTDGYEKFYNNTLFIVGYELNDVYNKNHYLVFGLDELVGTYKVIENNELGCKLSASEYVSEIRNKGGVGFIAHPFEKRSSFPEHPPYPWTEWNTEDFDGIEIWNHMSEWVEGLNEVNRINRFIHPLRSVIEPCKMAVKKWDELNLKRNTPAVGSVDAHAHKMNLMGFYNVEVFPYKVLFKSIRTHVLIDQKIVFGDNNNFNTYKNSIIGALKKGRSFIANYYNGDAKGFRFFAEFDGVNYQMGDDIILNNGKKSVVLNFLLPGEAIVKVMRNGECIHESKGFGGIWDVNNEGCYRIECWKEGRAWIFSNHIRILKN
- the raiA gene encoding ribosome-associated translation inhibitor RaiA, with product MKIQITARHFKAKESTQDYIKTKVEELNKYNENIIYADVILSYDKPPADIKYCEIILKLKEKTLTTKESSGDFDRAIDAAIEKIGAQLYKVKDKKKRDKKAKKI
- a CDS encoding DUF2085 domain-containing protein, which gives rise to MADISLFGYSFFSSTCHQIEERSFFLFGYPLPVCSRCSSVYFAFLLSVVFYPFLKGIENKKLPSIWILLIVSLFVFLDAILDISEIIKNTFISRSVTGALIGFLLPFYLIPGTINFANEIYIKFFDS